Proteins encoded in a region of the Pelobates fuscus isolate aPelFus1 chromosome 11, aPelFus1.pri, whole genome shotgun sequence genome:
- the TAGLN gene encoding transgelin, with protein MANKGPSYGMSRDIQSRLEKKYDDELEVRLVQWIKIQCGSDVGSPDEQGRLGFQQWLKNGVILSKLINSLYPKGSQPVKIPDPPPSMVFKQMEQVAQFLKAAEEYGVVKTDIFQTVDLYEGKDIAAVQRTIVALGSIAVTKNDGQYQGDPSWFMKKAQEHKRDFSDDKLKQGKHVIGLQMGSNQGATQAGMTGYGRPRQIIG; from the exons ATGGCCAACAAAGGTCCATCTTACGGCATGAGCCGCGATATACAATCTCGTCTTGAGAAGAAGTATGATGATGAACTTGAAGTGCGATTGGTGCAGTGGATCAAGATTCAGTGTGGGAGTGATGTTGGGTCGCCTGATGAGCAAGGAAGACTTGGTTTTCAGCAGTGGCTAAAAAATGGAGTG ATCCTCTCAAAGCTGATCAACAGCCTGTATCCCAAGGGATCCCAACCAGTCAAGATTCCTGATCCTCCCCCAAGCATGGTCTTCAAGCAAATGGAGCAGGTGGCACAGTTTCTGAAGGCAGCAGAGGAATATGGCGTGGTGAAAACAGACATCTTCCAAACTGTAGACCTATACGAAG GAAAGGACATTGCGGCCGTGCAGAGGACGATTGTGGCTCTTGGCAGCATTGCTGTTACCAAGAATGATGGACAATACCAAGGAGACCCCTCGTGGTTCATGAA GAAAGCGCAAGAACACAAACGGGATTTCTCTGATGATAAACTGAAACAGGGAAAGCATGTCATTGGTTTGCAGATGGGCAGCAATCAGGGTGCCACCCAGGCTGGCATGACGGGTTACGGACGTCCCAGACAGATTATCGGCTAA